A stretch of DNA from Danio rerio strain Tuebingen ecotype United States chromosome 10, GRCz12tu, whole genome shotgun sequence:
gcgatgtgactattgcagctacacatattgcgatatcgatgttCAAACTATATATTGTTTAGCCCTGTTAGCAAGTTTGAAGTTTAATTCATACTGGtctttaaaaatcattaatttgacttggtgaaacctgcagaaatcctgtATAAACCTGTCATATTTCACacttcaccaaaaatgaaaattgacacCCTCTCAAACacatttggaacaagtgaaggatgagtcaatgaagacagaaattcatttttggtgaactatctcttttaaTAATATCAAACAATGATCTACACTTGGTCTAGGCTGTGTCAGTCTGATATTAAAGGAGAGGGAGATGTGAGAGACTACATCTAGACAGCAGGTGAGTGGAGAGATGTAATGAGGTCGTTTTTAGCCTCAAAAGCCAAATGCAGTGTTTAACAGTTGTGGTTTTTCTCTGTAGACAATATAAATGAGCTGGAAGAGAAGACGGAGGCAGCTGATCAGGAGAACCATCCTAACAGGTGCGCAAGAAGCATAAAACATCTTGATTAACACAATGCCAATAATCCTACTGTTTATTAAAGGAATAGATAGGTTGGGATacactaatggcccgtttccattgAGTGGTACTGTACGGGTCACCTCTATCAGGCTTGCATTTACACTGCCATAAGGGTATCaattggtgggtgtggtgtacgacagaaagatTCAGacgacgtcattctcgcttgaggaaatgtctacgggtcgttcacatatcatacgagaagcacttctcacagaacaaatgttttatacacatataagtgtatattatatatatatatatatatatatatatatatatatatatatatatatatatatatatatatatttatataactgcagatcaatgatagggTGAAATAGCCTtctgtaatgtctgcaattatataaaagaaataaattcaACATATATAAGCTCATAAAGATCCttagtctccgatatgttaccaattacagataaaccacacacagcatacatttagtccttatttggcttcaaaaacaacacaaactatagcccagtcagtgcaaacctctcatctgtatctctttaatcttcaccagcacatgtgacctcttgttagaaagtaattccgtcattccagagttcataatagtccaaaaggtgacaataatagttaaacatggcagtttggtcatggtttaggttgctgaaagaatcatttgctcctttgcttttccagcttctcctttgttttttcatgccTCAGTTTCGCGTTTgactgtttctgaaaggatcggttgccagaagcacttcaataatcacacgcatgttattatcatcagctaaagaagtttttttttattatttcaaatatagtaGTGCGGTGAGCTctttggagaaagtgaaaccgctcgtgCTTTTtgacgggctcgtaaaacaaaAGCAGGACACAGCTgattttcttcttggctttgtggctgttcataaagatgacgacaaggtttgtttgagctcgggtcgaccattgGTTGTTATAATGTATATATGATTACGATGTAATGTCCCGGCTGTGTATTTCAAATGGTGCATCCTTTATTTTCATTCTCCTGTTTGTCCACGAGCTAGTGACGCATTTCTTCAATCCAATAGTGTTTAGCTGTGCgcctagctccgccttttggtactcttttgtcttgctaggtaccctttgcaaagggtacccaaaaagtggtacagtacagttcgCTTTTTGATACCcgttgacagtggaaatggccatgaaagcgtaccgaaccgtaccactcaggGGAAATGGGTTAATAGATTAccaatttaaaaaattatgatgGCTTTCCAGATTAAAAATAGTCCAAAGttaacttttataattttttttttatcttcagagTCCTGGAACAGACATCAGTCGAAGTTCACTGTTAAAGAGGAGACAATCTCTCAGATATCCTTATccgtttttttgcatctgaatcaGCTTAAGGCATACGTTCTTGTTCCTTTTGTTAAATTTACTGTTAAATGAAAAATATCcttcacaaataataaaaatacaaataaattagctTTCAAAATGTTATTAACTTAAGTTCATCAACAGTTTAAGGTCATGCTTGTTTTGACAGTTCATTTGATGTTCTGAGATTAATGCTAAAGCAAGTGTCTCATGTTGtgtaatgctttaaaataaaaggcACATGCATACAAAAAGAGAATTTATTGCATACATGACCTGGAAAAATGAACACACTGATTCATGTTCAAATGGCATCTCCTTCATCTGTCTGCAGTTACACAAACAGCGGTTTcactttacaaaaaatatatataaacttgaATGCTGTACACTTTCTTTCTTGTACAAGTCTAATGATTCTACAACAGGTCATGATATAATTTAAATTGAGCAGCGTGAAGGGGCCAAAATATGTTTCTTCCAaaaaagaattttcatttttttttttcatatgcagTCTTGATTGTACTGGTTGTGAACACAGTATTTTTGAAATGCTTTCTAGTGCCcttcattggtccaatcagcagATATGTGGAAGGAACTGGAAGCGTTGTACTCTTTTTGGTCCATTTTTCAGTCGTTGGCCAGCAATGACACAAGTCCTTTTTTGTCAAGTTCAATGAGCTTAAGGTGCTGTAACGTTTTCAGTGCAGAATCGTTGACTTTCATGTTTAACTTCTTCATCCTCTGAGTGCTTATCGGCCCCCTGGAGGAAGAACAATAAGGATATTTTGATCAATAATAAGCCAAATCATATGGCTGTTGTCTAGTATTAATCAGGTTATGGCTCTGGGTTAAAGGTGGCGTGTTTGCTTAAATATGACCAGACAAACCTGCTCTTATCGGAGAAGTGCTCAAATAACTGCTTATAAAGAGCGTTGAGGTCTTTCAGCTTCAAGTTACCACGTACACTTCGTGGGACAGTCTCAAATGTCTTTTCAGACACATCTTCATGGACATTTTGTGCTGTTAGGAGGGACAAATCGGCTATATGTTACTATTATTGAGATGCTTATGAAAGATGCTGTTACATGTTATGGGAGCATCGTGTTGATTGATTTTGTCCTTACCTTCAGACTGTGCTTGAGATTGAGGTTCTGATGTAGGCATGGCCTttataaaaagattaaaaataaatcaattaaaacacataatttaaaaaaaaatgcacacacaaacacttacatacatatacatgtacatatacaatacatataaatttaaaaaaaaattttgaccaGGTACATAAACAGGCTTTTTAATGCCTTGTGCACACCGGGATGTTTAATCGCCTGCACTTATAGAAAGTGTTTTTCAAATAGGTTTTTTGATATATTTGCCCAAACAATTTTCACTGGCGATGATCTAAGTGAACGTGCATGATCACTCCCTGACTTTAGATGGCgcttgattaaaaacaaaaatactaatgATGTTTCTGGTTTCCTATCCGATCCGATACCAAGGAAAATGAAGACCAGTATCGGCGATACCGATCCTACACTGATACTTTGCCCAAAAATTGCTGTTTGGGAAATTCAAGTAACAAGTAGTGTACTTAAAAGGGTCACTTTATACTGATTACTAGACATATTATGGGTTACTCTTGTTTATCGATGaagaattatcaaaaaaaaagagccaacttttatatttattgagAGCATCTGAGCATGTATATCTTAAAACGCTTGCCTGAACATCTCAACATTAAACATTAACACAGTTTAGTGACATGTTAATCCGGTCCCCTTGAAGATTTTTaacctttttcttttgttttgttttattaccgTCACAAAAACCCAAGTCCACAAAATACAGCCACATTGCCACAATTTCTCCTGCTGCACCTAAGGACTCTGCAAGCGATGCGTCTCGCCCCAGCAGCACCTGTGTCTCtcctttcctcctcttctgacCGCCTATACATGACGTAGTCATATTCTGTCATGTGATTTATATGTAGGTTTTTGATTAGGTTTGTGGTTTTACCACAGTACCTCACTGTTTTGTTGCAGGTGTCACAAACAGCATCGTTTGTGTTTATGGAAGTGAAGTAGCTCCTCACAAAACTTCGCTTGCAGTCACCCATATCCAATGATAGCATGACTGAACAACATGTGCCAGCGAACTGACTGAGTGGCTAGCTAGCATGCTTTGCAGTTGTACAGTGCCATATTATGCACATGACTTGGTaggcggaagaacaagtagttGCGTCTAAGTTGGCATAATTCAGATAAAATAGAGTAATTGTAGTTACtttccattgtatttttatttccaataaacTACATATTTGCTCCAGATTACTGAAATATTGATATTTAGATAAGATAATAGATTCTAGAAAGCGCAAAGCTGGTAACGgagatatcgatattttagtatcgatccACACATCACTAAAAAATACCCCATGGTACACAAAATGGCACTAAGCAACGCTTCTGACACTCACTTGTTGCAAAATAATTTCCTTGCGTTTTTAGCACATAAGCTTTTTCCACTTCTTTTTAACCTCCTCCACTACTGCTCACAAACACCTAGTCAAAAgtttgtggttaaaaaaaatttaaataaataaaaagaggcTTAAAAGAAAATGTGgtgaaatcaaaactagccatcGAATCTTACTTGATCTGAAATTCCTGTAGCTTGGCTAGACTGTTTTTTGCTTAAGTGTCACAAAGTCATGTTTTACGGTCACCTCAGCTGCTCAACACAAGTGAACAAAACCACCAATATCAATGCATGGCAaattttattactattgttttatattttatcacTTATTTCTTGCGTTTTGTGCATCAGTGTGCGCACTCACATTAGCACCTTTAGTCATAAAGCGTTAGTGATAATCAAGTGTGATTGTCCCGGTTTGTATGTGCCTTAAGCTTACAGtcagtttttgtatttaaataaagcaTTCATTTTATTGAGCAGGGATGCActgcagggttcaacaataaggactgcccgatggcccggggccagcatgagggatgctcgggacagtagacagaatccttactggcccgatcggggcaGTGCTGCCTTTTCACTAAATTTTAATAGACGTCAACATAACCGTAACACTAacttatgaggctaaaagaaaacgtctgctTCTAACTTTGTGGAAACTTTTACATGAGTACAACACGACGAAAAAAAATGAAGGGATGTTTTGCTTAGTTTGCCGTCACTTTTAAGTCATACtctattttactgctaaatattttaacatttttcaaatatttgaattctagattcacagacaatATTTTGtgacattatttaataaatgttgctAAGGAATAGCaattaactttttaattaattaattacatttttttttttttttatggggggctagtgaaaattttggcagggcaggtaaaaatctgaaccactggtccaattGGGCCAGTaggaaaaatccttagcgttgaaccctgcactGAATTCAACAAAAGTGACAAAACAAGCAAGTCAATCCCCAAACTATTCAttcataatgtaaaaaaatatttttcccacAATGATGCATCTTGTTCATAGTCTTATTGTCTtttggagggaaaaaaaacttgctggttgaattaAAGTAACTAGGTCAGCATTTGCCAGGGCTGTGaataatttcgggcttgactTGAAAACATTAAGCAGCCTTCAATGTTGATAAGAACTCTAATAAtagtaaaatgtaattaataataaaattagaaatGCTAACCTCTACATTTAAAGCAGCAACAGATGAGCAGAGAGCATCTCTTGCTTCTTGTTCTTCTTCTGTCAGTGGTGGAACCTTCAACACAACATTTTAAATTCAGGACGCGCAGTGCAAACTCAAAAACCCAAAGGAAATGACCTTTTCCTGAACATCCTTTAACCATGGTAAAACTATTGCCTAGCCTGTAGTGTAAAAACACTGGCACTAATGCTATGGTTTGTTAGATTTAGTCTGTAGCTGTACGAGTGAATAAACACCTGCACATCTGCCGTGTTCTGCAGTTGTTGAACCAGCTGCACTGTGGTGTCCAGATGAGCTCGTATGGAGTCCATGGATCGTTTCTGTTCTGCCGCGATCTCTTCCACCTGTGCACACAGAGCCGCATGACGTGCTTTGATCGCCGACAGATTCTCCAACAACTCAACGGGGTTTCCCTGAAAAACCACAACCACAAATTTAGAAAGAAAGACTTAGGCCTTGATCACACTGaacctttttttaaactttttttcgtTGAGAGGCGCCTTTTTTGAGTGATTTACTAACGGCCGCAAGATTTTTTCACACTGCTCATGTGCCCCTTGAGTTTTACAGCCTGCTGCGTCTCACATTTTTGTTGTTGCGCTCTGTGC
This window harbors:
- the ska2 gene encoding SKA complex subunit 2 yields the protein METVDKLEAMFQKAEADIEYVEKRLKFDFMASAREAGTFEGNPVELLENLSAIKARHAALCAQVEEIAAEQKRSMDSIRAHLDTTVQLVQQLQNTADVQVPPLTEEEQEARDALCSSVAALNVEAMPTSEPQSQAQSEAQNVHEDVSEKTFETVPRSVRGNLKLKDLNALYKQLFEHFSDKSRGPISTQRMKKLNMKVNDSALKTLQHLKLIELDKKGLVSLLAND